The genomic stretch TAGTTATGAAGGCACAGGATATTTTGAAAAACCAGAAATATGTTCAAGTTCAAAATCTCTTAGAAGAACTAAAGTATCATATTGCTAAAGATGATGGACTAGTAGTTTATGGTATTGAAGAAATAAGAAAAGCATTACATATGGGTGCTGTTGACTCATTAGTTATCTACGATGAGCCAAATAGTGAATTAGAAAAACTTTCACAAGAAGCAGAAAATTATGGTACAAAAGTTTATGTAGTAGGGGATGAATTGCCAGATGCGGAGTGGGTTAAAAAGACATTTGGTGGTGCTATAGGTAAATTAAGGTATAAACTATACTAAAGTATATTTCTTCTTTTCATTTCAGTAAGAATTTTTTCTACTGATATAGGTGGTTCTACACCATAACTTTCTACAAACTTTGCTTTTAAATAGGAAGCATCTATTGCTTTATTATTTTCTTCAGTCAAGATTTTTCTAATTAAATTTATTTCATCTTCCCAATAATTCCATGGATACATGAACCAATACCAATCTTTAATTACCATTGCATAATAGTCGGGCTTAATCTTAGCACTAGCTTCTATGATTTGCATTGTGGCTGTCCTAATTTCTTTTGGACCAAAGTTTTCTTTCACATATTTTTTAGCTAGTTCTACGCTATCTCCGGTATCTGTTATATCATCTATAATCAGTGCTTTTTTACCTTGTAAGTCTACTTTAAAAGGATATTTAACCTTAGCTTCTGGCGTATGAGAAGCTGTCTCTACCCAATGTTCTATTTTTATAGATAAAATGTCAATCACTCCTAGAACATCAGCAACTATTCTTGCTGGTACTAATCCTCCTCTAGCAATCGCAATTATAATGTCTGGATCATATTTTGATTCTTTTATTTTTTCAGCTAGTTGTGTTGACCAATCTACTACTTCTTCCCATTTAACAACTTTAACGGGTATCTTAGGCAATTTAAATTCCCAAAAGCTCTTGATATGAAACTTTATCAATTTTTTGGTTTATACTTTTATACTTAGTATTACAAGAAATGTGTGATGATTGAGCCAAAAGAAAAGACGAGCATAGGAATTATAGGCGGTTCTGGTTTATACGATCCACAAATACTCACTAATGTAAAAGAAATAAAGGTATACACTCCATATGGAGAGCCCAGTGATAATATAATTCTTGGAGAACTGGAAGGTAGGAAAGTTGCCTTTTTACCTAGACACGGAAGGGGACATAGAATTCCTCCTCATAAAATAAACTATAGGGCCAATATTTGGGCATTAAAGAGCCTTGGAGTGAAATGGGTTATTGCTGTATCTGCTGTAGGAAGCCTAAGATTAGACTATAAGCCTGGTGATTTTGTAGTCCCAAACCAGTTTATCGATATGACTAAAGGAAGAACATATACATTCTTTGATGGCCCTACTGTAGCTCATGTATCAATGGCCGATCCTTTTTGTGAACATTTAAGATCTATAATCTTGGATTCAGCAAAAGATTTAGGAATAACTATTCATGATAAAGGAACATATATTTGCATTGAGGGACCTAGATTTTCCACTAGGGCAGAAAGTATAGTCTGGAAAGAAGTATTTAAGGCTGACATTATAGGCATGACTCTAGTTCCGGAAGTGAATTTGGCGTGTGAGGCTGAGATGTGCTATAGTGTTATAGGTATGGTTACTGATTATGATGTTTTCGCTGATATTCCAGTAACTGCAGAAGAGGTAACAAAAGTTATGACTGAGAATACTGCTAAGGTTAAAAAACTTCTTTATGAAGTTATTAGAAGACTACCTGAAAAACCTGATGAAAGGAAGTGTTCATGTTGTCAAGCTTTAAAGACAGCTTTAGTATAAGTAAAAAGATAAATTTCTATAATATTCCAATAGAAATACCAGAGAATTTAACGTTAGTTTACGATGAAGATACAGAATTAGAAGCTTTTACCCTAGAAAGAAGTATTATTTCATTAAAAGGTACTTTCGTTAAATCAGTTAGCTTGTATGAGTTTTCGTTTTTAGAAAATCCTTATTCTGGAAGTTTTAAAAATATTATTATATTCGTTAATGATGATAATAAAGCTAGAATAATTCTAGATAATGTATGGGCCCTAGAAAATATTGGTTATTTGGTTACATGTAATAATAAAATAAAAGGAAAAGGTAACATTAAAGTTCTTTATTTTTCTGACGAATTATGCGAGATAAATGTTTCACTATCTCTAATCAAAAAAGTTGCTACTGAAGTTAACAATAAGCGAGCTGAGGATATAATTAAAGAATTAGAAAATATTGATAGTTTAAACCAATGGTTATTAACAAAATTAAATGAAATAAACTTTGAGAAGGAGATCTTTTTGTCTCCCATTTTCTTCCCTGCATTAACTTTAATGAGAAGATATCTCAATAAGGATGTAAAAAGATTTTATGATATTCCTACATCTAAGGATCTGATTTTTATAACATCTGGAGTTGATTCTATAGTAATAAGAAAAAAAGAGTTTGAATTAAGAAATTCTATGTTTAATGTAAGAGAAATTCTAATAGATATAGATCCTCTTCTAGCACCAATTTATTTAATTCTTATGACATATTTATTTAAGCGAGTTAAAGGAGGATTATAAAGTGGATTTACTTTCTTATTGGAAAAAAAGCAAGGAGATTATTGATAAATTAGTTGATGATTATTTAGTTGATATTAAAGATTGGCAATTACTGGAAGTTAGTAAATATATACTAAAGGATGGAAAGAGATTTAGGGGGACGTTAACATTCTTATTTACAGAGGCTCTTAATGGGGATATAAAAAATGCACACAAAGCAGCTCTTGCTTCAGAGATTCTTCATTCTGCATCCCTTGCATTGGATGATATTGTAGATTATGATATCATTAGAAGAGGAGGGAGTTCAGCTTGGGCAATCTATACTAATAGGAAAGTTATCTTTATTACTAATTATCTAATTCCCTCAGCATTAAATATAATCTCTACTTATGGAGAAGAAGCGTTAAAAATTAGTATACAACTATGGAAGGATACTGCTGTAGGTGCTTTAAAGGATATATTTGGTTCTCCTATAGAATATCTTTCTACAATCGAACTAAAAACCTCTAGTTTGTTTAAACTGTCAACTATGTTAGCCTCATTTGCATCCCATAGAGAAGATTTAGTGGAAGAAACTTTAGATATAGGGAAATATATAGGAATCGCCTATCAATTAGTCGATGATTACATAGATTGTGTAAAATATGAAAGAGGAGAATTAAAGGAGTTAACCGGAAGTGCTAAACAGTTATATGAACTTAAAGGGAAAGAGTATAAAGAATTCGTAAAAAAAGAGTATGAGAATGCTTTAACTAATTATTTAGATACTGTAAGAAAATTAGAAATAAGTCAGGATTTTACTGAGGCTATAATATCATTGCCAACCTTTTTAACGAAGGGACTATTAAACGAAGCTGGGCTGGATAAATTATAAAAAGTCTTCTATCGAGTGTTCACTTGGTGGATTGATATTAGAATAGCAGTTATTCATGAATCTCAAAAAATTACAGAGTCTGCTAAACAGCTTCTTCTAGAGATAAAGAACACAGGGAATACACCAATATACATTAGAATTTCCAAACTAAATCCTATAATAACTAAGGACGGTTTAGAATTTAGTTACGGAGGAAAAAGAATAGATTTAGATGGGGCAGTAATAAGAAACTTAGGTTTCATATCTTCGACGGAGCAGCTAATGAAAAGATTTGATACTCTTAAAGCTCTTGAAAGTAGTGGTGTTACATTAATAAATTCACCAGACTCCATGTTTATCGCAAGAGATAAATTTAATAGTCTATTAAAACTGAAGATGGCTAAAGTACCAGTTCCAGATACTACCATAGTAGAAGATCCCTTTGAGGTAATGAGGCTTGTTAATGAATGGAAAGATGTTGTAATAAAACCTGTTATAGGTAGCCTAGGACTAGGTTCAGTACGAGTTTCTGATCCAGACATAGCGTTTAGGGTGGCAAAAGCAATATTATCTGTTAGTCAACCAGTTTACGTTCAGAAATATGTTGATAAGCCAGAAAGAGACATAAGAGTTTTCGTTGTAGGTAACTCGATATTAGGCAGTGTGTACAGAATTAATAAATCTTCATGGAAAACTAATGTAGCTCAAGGTTCTCTTACTCAAGTTCTCTTACCAAATCATGATCTTGAAGAACTGTCCCTTAAAGCAGTTAAAGCATTAAAATTAGATTATGCAGGGATAGATATCGTAGAAGATAAGGACGGTAGTTATAAGGTTATTGAAGTAAATGCTGCCCCTCTTTGGAAAGGATTTTATGAAGCTACGCATATTAATCCTGCAAAATATATAATTGAATATCTCATTAAAAAAATTAGGAAATGAAGAATAATAAACCGGCTGAAATATGATGAAGAGCTTTCGCACGGATTAAGTAAAGTCTATTGTCTTCATTTCTTTAATTGTTCTTAGCACAAACATAGTATAAGTTGAGGTTACTCCATCCATATTACCTATTTTATCCAATATTGTTGCAAGTTCTTCTCTGCTTTTTACTCTAACTTTTAATAATGCATAATATTCACCCGTCACGTCAAATATTTCATATACTTCCTTGAACTCATATATCTTTTTCAATATTTGTTCGTATTTTTTTGGATCTGCTTTAATCAATACGAAAGCTACAACATTGTAACCTATTTTTTCTGGGTCAACATCCACGTAAAATCCTTTTATTATACCGTTTTCCCTTAATCTCTTAATTCTAATATGTATTGTAGACTCGCTTAAATTAAGCATTTTAGCAATCTTAGAAAAAGGTGTCCTAGCATCTTCTTGAAGAATTTTTAAGATTTTTTTATCTATATCGTCAAGGAAATATGTCATATTATCATCCTCCCAAATAATTTAATGATATCAAATGAATCAAAATCACCAATAGCCACTTTTAAAACTAGATTAGGATCACTTTTTGTCATAATTCTAGATAGTCCCTTTAAACTCATATATCCTTTTTTAACACCATGAACAACTTTAGCCTGAGTTTGGATAGTCCAATATAATTTGCTTTTTTTAAACTCTCTCTCGAAATTTTTTTCATTAAGCAACGAATCTGCTAAGATTTTTGCTGATATTATTGAAGGTCTAATTCCTTCTCCAGTTAGAGGATATACGGTGCCTAAGGCTTCACCTATAAATCTCCCGTTTAGTCTCTCTTCTAGAATCCCAAAATCTGATACTCTCGCTCCATGAAAATTGAGTATTTTTCCTTTTAAAATTTTCTTTATTCTCTCTTTAAGAAAGGATATATCAGCCCATCCTCCAATTCCAATTTTACTTCCATTTTCGTCTGGAAATATCCATGCATAACCTAATAAATCATTATAAAAATAAAACTCTACTATTTCTTTATCTATTTGGTAATCAGTTACATACTGAATGGCTGGAATTGTGTTATCTTTAGGTAATGAGTAATGACCGTTAGCATAAATCATTTTGTCCGCAATTATTTTTGTTCCTTCTGTAGTAAAATACTCGCTGTCTTTTTCTATTATTTTTGTGTTATATTTTACTTCTACTTTTTCAGCAATATTACTAAGAAAAATTGGCTTATTTATTATATATCCTAACTTTTTATTTACTCGTATATCGTGCACTAGTTTGTCGTCAAGGTATATCCTAAATCCTTTTATTTCACTTATAATAGCCTCTTTAGTTATTGGCACATAATCTTCAATACCAGAAATCAATCCCCATGCACATGGTTTCAGACCTACATCATTGAGTCCTTCATAGACTGTAACGTTATATTTGGTACCTTTTAAGAACCATGCTAATGCTAACCCCGCTGGACCTGCTCCTATTATACCAATATCCATTTAGTTTCACTTCCTAAGATAGAGTAGTATTAGTATTCCTATTATAATCGTTCCAGAATATAATATAATTAATTGATAAAAGTTTGCTAAGTATCTTCCTATTATGGCTCCTATAATTAGAACGAGTAAGAACGCAACATAACCATTACCAAAAGTTAAAAGATTTCTAGATACAAGCTTAGATATGAATGGCTTTATTGAAATTATAAATTGAAATATGAAGGGTAAGACATATACAAGTCCCACTATAGCAAAAAGTCTAGGTTTCACTGGTAGAACAAAGAAAATTCCTAATGTGATTCCCAGTGCATAAACCCCAGAAAAATATAGGCCAACTATTCTGCTTTTGAGTGTGGTCCAAGTTCTATATGTTATCATTATGTATATTACAATAGCTAAATCTATGGTTGATAGAGTCACAAAGGCTGGAAAGTTTAGCAAATATGCTGGAATAATAGGTAAGGCTATTAATAATATAGAAATTAATATCAATGTGGCTGTATTCAACTTAGCTCATAACTATACCTTATACTAAATATAAAATTCTAATGCTAATGGTTATTACGAAAAGATAATATAGCATTTGAATCAAATAATCTAAAGGTGAAGAGAGTTTGAAGTTACTAGTAATGGGGAATATCAGATTTCCAGAGCCTCATGTAGAAAGTACATTATCTTCCATAA from Sulfolobus sp. S-194 encodes the following:
- a CDS encoding NAD(P)/FAD-dependent oxidoreductase, with translation MDIGIIGAGPAGLALAWFLKGTKYNVTVYEGLNDVGLKPCAWGLISGIEDYVPITKEAIISEIKGFRIYLDDKLVHDIRVNKKLGYIINKPIFLSNIAEKVEVKYNTKIIEKDSEYFTTEGTKIIADKMIYANGHYSLPKDNTIPAIQYVTDYQIDKEIVEFYFYNDLLGYAWIFPDENGSKIGIGGWADISFLKERIKKILKGKILNFHGARVSDFGILEERLNGRFIGEALGTVYPLTGEGIRPSIISAKILADSLLNEKNFEREFKKSKLYWTIQTQAKVVHGVKKGYMSLKGLSRIMTKSDPNLVLKVAIGDFDSFDIIKLFGRMII
- a CDS encoding RimK family alpha-L-glutamate ligase is translated as MFTWWIDIRIAVIHESQKITESAKQLLLEIKNTGNTPIYIRISKLNPIITKDGLEFSYGGKRIDLDGAVIRNLGFISSTEQLMKRFDTLKALESSGVTLINSPDSMFIARDKFNSLLKLKMAKVPVPDTTIVEDPFEVMRLVNEWKDVVIKPVIGSLGLGSVRVSDPDIAFRVAKAILSVSQPVYVQKYVDKPERDIRVFVVGNSILGSVYRINKSSWKTNVAQGSLTQVLLPNHDLEELSLKAVKALKLDYAGIDIVEDKDGSYKVIEVNAAPLWKGFYEATHINPAKYIIEYLIKKIRK
- a CDS encoding Lrp/AsnC family transcriptional regulator is translated as MTYFLDDIDKKILKILQEDARTPFSKIAKMLNLSESTIHIRIKRLRENGIIKGFYVDVDPEKIGYNVVAFVLIKADPKKYEQILKKIYEFKEVYEIFDVTGEYYALLKVRVKSREELATILDKIGNMDGVTSTYTMFVLRTIKEMKTIDFT
- the gdS-2 gene encoding hexaprenyl pyrophosphate synthase yields the protein MDLLSYWKKSKEIIDKLVDDYLVDIKDWQLLEVSKYILKDGKRFRGTLTFLFTEALNGDIKNAHKAALASEILHSASLALDDIVDYDIIRRGGSSAWAIYTNRKVIFITNYLIPSALNIISTYGEEALKISIQLWKDTAVGALKDIFGSPIEYLSTIELKTSSLFKLSTMLASFASHREDLVEETLDIGKYIGIAYQLVDDYIDCVKYERGELKELTGSAKQLYELKGKEYKEFVKKEYENALTNYLDTVRKLEISQDFTEAIISLPTFLTKGLLNEAGLDKL
- a CDS encoding phosphoribosyltransferase, translated to MPKIPVKVVKWEEVVDWSTQLAEKIKESKYDPDIIIAIARGGLVPARIVADVLGVIDILSIKIEHWVETASHTPEAKVKYPFKVDLQGKKALIIDDITDTGDSVELAKKYVKENFGPKEIRTATMQIIEASAKIKPDYYAMVIKDWYWFMYPWNYWEDEINLIRKILTEENNKAIDASYLKAKFVESYGVEPPISVEKILTEMKRRNIL
- a CDS encoding S-methyl-5'-thioadenosine phosphorylase, whose protein sequence is MIEPKEKTSIGIIGGSGLYDPQILTNVKEIKVYTPYGEPSDNIILGELEGRKVAFLPRHGRGHRIPPHKINYRANIWALKSLGVKWVIAVSAVGSLRLDYKPGDFVVPNQFIDMTKGRTYTFFDGPTVAHVSMADPFCEHLRSIILDSAKDLGITIHDKGTYICIEGPRFSTRAESIVWKEVFKADIIGMTLVPEVNLACEAEMCYSVIGMVTDYDVFADIPVTAEEVTKVMTENTAKVKKLLYEVIRRLPEKPDERKCSCCQALKTALV